A stretch of Myxococcus hansupus DNA encodes these proteins:
- a CDS encoding pilus assembly protein, whose product MRRARRGQALVFFALTLLLLALMVLMTLGFGMRAKERVEIQMAADAAAYSQAVATARAFNAIAVMNRAQVAHMVAMAGTQSLISNSSQEYAAHDVACPGVIPPPVWFAADTAAATQVQQLQGRAGNMYRAGLNIYGRLLSDHIARQDLTRRVAQTVNPELRAPPEGAAKSFSELNGGNDVPERDAVIQSIKAGTYSCGVGDGTLCPSGGGIPALNATMGSMGWTWVHNRPGGSAGFGTGGAAVSTAFRRYGSASQMDPSTYNTISGRNSTAHDHGRVVYPSRCPTAPPIPPVALDAWVMSDELQTHEDQHVYGARLPPGQAPEDGVPPYETHTLGACVVCPGIWPYSIGYNVDELQAGASNHFGQPKLYSILYRDYASDERRARPDPWNLFFRFRFAGTETEFDNSSPLGRIRPTGREDVQRNQVALSAGQVYYHRPRPAAQGGGWREPPNFLNPFWRATLVSAEGSRDDRPADSLGAAGFSGHARTLRELHSVGYRGGGPSDRGY is encoded by the coding sequence ATGAGGCGCGCGCGCAGAGGTCAGGCGCTGGTGTTCTTCGCGCTGACGCTGCTGCTGCTCGCGTTGATGGTGTTGATGACGCTGGGCTTTGGCATGCGCGCCAAGGAGCGCGTCGAAATCCAGATGGCCGCGGACGCTGCGGCCTACAGCCAGGCGGTGGCGACGGCGCGCGCCTTCAACGCCATCGCGGTGATGAACCGCGCGCAGGTGGCGCACATGGTGGCCATGGCCGGCACCCAGTCGCTCATCAGCAACAGCAGCCAGGAGTACGCGGCCCACGACGTGGCCTGCCCCGGCGTCATCCCGCCGCCCGTGTGGTTCGCCGCGGACACGGCCGCCGCCACGCAGGTGCAGCAGCTCCAGGGCCGGGCCGGCAACATGTACCGGGCCGGGCTCAACATCTACGGCCGGCTCCTGAGTGACCACATCGCGAGGCAGGACCTCACCCGGCGCGTCGCCCAGACCGTCAATCCGGAGCTGCGCGCGCCGCCCGAGGGCGCGGCCAAGAGCTTCTCCGAGCTCAACGGTGGCAACGACGTCCCGGAGCGGGACGCCGTCATCCAGTCCATCAAGGCGGGCACGTACAGTTGCGGCGTGGGTGACGGGACGCTGTGCCCGTCTGGCGGCGGCATCCCCGCGCTCAACGCCACCATGGGCAGCATGGGGTGGACGTGGGTCCACAACCGTCCGGGCGGCAGCGCTGGCTTCGGCACGGGTGGCGCGGCCGTCTCCACGGCCTTCCGTCGGTACGGCTCGGCGTCGCAGATGGACCCGTCGACGTACAACACCATCTCCGGCCGGAACTCCACGGCGCATGACCATGGGCGCGTCGTCTATCCCTCGCGCTGCCCCACGGCGCCGCCCATTCCCCCCGTCGCGCTGGACGCGTGGGTGATGTCCGACGAGTTGCAGACGCACGAGGACCAGCACGTGTATGGCGCGCGGTTGCCTCCGGGGCAGGCGCCCGAGGACGGCGTGCCGCCCTACGAGACGCACACGCTGGGCGCCTGCGTCGTGTGCCCTGGCATCTGGCCCTACTCCATTGGCTACAACGTGGACGAGCTCCAGGCGGGGGCGTCCAACCACTTCGGCCAGCCCAAGCTGTACAGCATCCTGTACCGGGACTACGCGAGCGATGAGCGCCGGGCCCGTCCGGACCCGTGGAACCTCTTCTTCCGCTTCCGCTTCGCGGGGACCGAAACGGAGTTCGACAACAGCAGTCCGCTGGGCCGCATCCGCCCCACGGGCCGTGAGGACGTGCAGCGCAACCAGGTGGCCCTGTCGGCGGGACAGGTCTACTACCACCGGCCGCGCCCCGCGGCGCAGGGCGGCGGGTGGCGTGAGCCTCCCAACTTCCTCAACCCCTTCTGGCGCGCCACGCTGGTGAGCGCCGAGGGCTCTCGCGATGACCGGCCCGCGGACAGCCTGGGCGCCGCGGGCTTCTCGGGCCACGCGCGGACGCTGCGCGAGCTGCACTCGGTGGGCTACCGGGGCGGTGGCCCCAGCGACAGGGGCTACTGA
- a CDS encoding TadE/TadG family type IV pilus assembly protein: MVEARMIHRSTPRTRRQSGQAAVEAALTLPLVVFLVLGTLQLFMMLQARILAQVAAYRAVRAGSINHGNCLPMMHAALVTMLPTVARTDSAEALAAAFSPRRHNHYRVSSSYGRDFNEPLIEIVRESPDSGWAQDLTGGEDLLFDQPTDNAAALRARTLEIRMVAWYYMRIPFANWVMSRMLLAHFNIQRYTAANPLMPVQRRSAWWGETDATLGRDGWPGGDLGTRMLRWSEQGHFLFPIQVNAAMRMMTPVMSEHFMGGPACNLHGS; the protein is encoded by the coding sequence ATGGTGGAGGCGCGCATGATCCACCGGAGCACCCCACGCACACGACGTCAGTCGGGACAGGCCGCGGTGGAAGCGGCGCTGACCCTTCCGCTGGTGGTGTTCCTCGTGCTGGGGACACTGCAGCTCTTCATGATGCTGCAGGCGCGCATCCTGGCGCAGGTGGCGGCGTACCGTGCGGTGCGCGCGGGCAGCATCAACCACGGCAACTGCCTGCCGATGATGCACGCCGCGCTGGTGACGATGCTGCCCACCGTGGCGCGCACGGACAGCGCGGAGGCGCTCGCGGCGGCCTTCTCCCCGCGGCGTCACAACCACTACCGGGTGAGCAGCTCCTACGGGCGGGACTTCAACGAGCCCCTCATCGAAATCGTCCGTGAGTCGCCGGACTCGGGGTGGGCGCAGGACCTCACCGGGGGCGAGGACCTCCTCTTCGACCAGCCCACGGACAACGCGGCGGCGCTGCGGGCGCGCACGTTGGAGATCCGCATGGTGGCCTGGTACTACATGCGCATCCCGTTCGCGAACTGGGTGATGAGCCGCATGCTGCTCGCCCACTTCAACATCCAGCGCTACACGGCCGCCAACCCGCTGATGCCGGTGCAGCGCCGCTCCGCGTGGTGGGGCGAGACGGACGCCACCCTGGGCCGTGATGGCTGGCCCGGGGGCGATTTGGGCACGCGCATGCTGCGCTGGAGCGAGCAGGGCCACTTCCTGTTCCCCATCCAGGTCAACGCCGCCATGCGGATGATGACGCCCGTCATGTCCGAGCACTTCATGGGAGGTCCCGCGTGCAATCTCCACGGCTCATGA
- a CDS encoding helicase-related protein translates to MSLVEGSKVRYLPQPEWGVGHLLSLQEEGAKALVAFPAREDAPVLVSTKGGALVQYPLPPGEPVITYKGRLAVVVREEPGARGLRRYVLRYIENDEEDELPESSLRALPPRSDLLSTLREGRVGDARAFTLRKQALMLDDERRCDALGALLASRIMVKPHQVGVVQRVLSARRPRFVLADEVGLGKTIEAGMVFSALRLSGLARRCLVVAPSHLTVQWLVELFHKFNQLFTLMDSDRYSQSLKEAPDVSPWARFPLVVTSLEMLQRSEEHRRALAQEDAFWDLVIIDEAHHLKGERAFEAAQVLAKNTWGLLLLTATPMQLDPAEYHGLLTLIDAATAPTVAGFEARLQRQEELSAAVRALMEGGKPSAAVQALAKRFPEDTKLSSLKDRDALLQHLAETYSLSDRLVRNRRAVVGGFSTRRLHRHPVALSTEELKVRDAALAVLAGGSLRGAPLGNVLRRLESSPAAFAGAVRSNPVFKGQADALRLPSRDAKFSAFLGVLRGIWKTEPAAKVLVFTESRDTLDALQAELGREGVEALGYHGDLPLLERDRQVARFRDPEGPKVLVCTEVGGEGRNFQFAHHLVHYDLPWSPATVEQRIGRLDRIGQTHPVDIHVFDPAGTLASDVLMLLADAVGVFGETVGGLDAVLEEVEARLAELALLPREARMAYAQELKARVEAARAQVKRAYDPLLDVRSFDKPAVERLVKRAQERMGIEADEDEDEDGEDAPSNVEDGLWGIARDLDERLEETVTELARRVGIGVDIDEQVEAFQVAFQFGHALKVDGLPGIDVMEDHTRLGTFWRDTAVEAEELEYFATGHSLVEALFGFLRDGPYGRSAFRFIERRGPQKGRGVELLFHVQLPEPEDTSPGARVPSRQLARFLERTLVHVVVADAGGKPKSEPTLLPALEKEGKTLKGDEVSLAFPGFADFVDAAVPVGHKAAEADLARLATQARKAIEAERDAAVARQRLSLGHQGLSTEAVEAQLAAEHAHYEALLEALAGAKVVLDSACGFVLNR, encoded by the coding sequence ATGTCTCTCGTCGAAGGTTCCAAGGTCCGTTACCTCCCGCAGCCCGAATGGGGCGTGGGGCATCTGTTGTCGCTGCAGGAAGAGGGCGCCAAGGCGCTCGTCGCCTTCCCTGCCCGGGAAGACGCCCCGGTGCTGGTGTCCACCAAGGGCGGCGCCCTGGTGCAGTACCCGCTGCCGCCGGGCGAGCCGGTCATCACCTACAAGGGTCGGCTGGCGGTGGTGGTGCGCGAGGAGCCGGGCGCGCGCGGTCTGCGTCGCTACGTGCTGCGCTACATCGAGAATGACGAGGAGGACGAGCTGCCCGAGTCCTCGCTCCGGGCGCTGCCGCCGCGCTCCGACCTGCTGTCCACCCTGCGCGAGGGCCGCGTGGGCGACGCGAGGGCCTTCACCCTGCGCAAGCAGGCGCTGATGCTGGACGACGAGCGCCGCTGCGACGCCCTGGGCGCGCTGCTGGCCAGCCGCATCATGGTGAAGCCGCACCAGGTGGGCGTGGTGCAGCGCGTGCTGTCCGCCCGCCGTCCGCGCTTCGTGCTGGCGGACGAGGTGGGCCTGGGCAAGACGATTGAAGCGGGCATGGTGTTCAGCGCCCTGCGCCTGTCGGGCCTCGCGCGGCGCTGCCTGGTGGTGGCGCCCAGCCACCTCACCGTGCAGTGGCTGGTGGAGCTGTTCCACAAGTTCAACCAGCTCTTCACGCTGATGGACTCGGACCGCTATTCGCAGTCGCTCAAGGAGGCGCCGGACGTGTCGCCCTGGGCGCGCTTCCCGCTGGTGGTGACGAGCCTGGAGATGCTCCAGCGCAGCGAGGAGCACCGCCGCGCGCTGGCCCAGGAGGATGCCTTCTGGGATTTGGTCATCATCGACGAGGCGCACCACCTCAAGGGCGAGCGCGCCTTCGAGGCCGCGCAGGTGCTGGCGAAGAACACGTGGGGCCTGCTGCTGCTCACCGCCACGCCCATGCAGTTGGACCCGGCGGAGTACCACGGGCTGCTCACGCTCATCGACGCGGCCACGGCGCCCACCGTCGCGGGCTTCGAGGCGCGCCTGCAGCGTCAGGAGGAGCTGTCCGCCGCGGTGCGCGCGCTGATGGAAGGGGGCAAGCCCTCCGCCGCGGTGCAGGCGCTGGCGAAGCGCTTCCCCGAGGACACGAAGCTGTCGTCGCTGAAGGACCGCGACGCGCTGCTCCAGCACCTGGCGGAGACGTACAGCCTCAGTGACCGGCTGGTGCGCAACCGCCGCGCGGTGGTGGGCGGCTTCTCCACGCGCCGGCTCCACCGTCACCCGGTGGCGCTGTCCACCGAGGAGCTGAAGGTCCGCGACGCCGCGCTGGCGGTGCTCGCGGGGGGCAGCCTGCGCGGCGCGCCGCTGGGCAACGTGCTGCGACGGCTGGAGTCCAGCCCCGCGGCCTTCGCGGGCGCGGTGCGCTCCAACCCCGTGTTCAAGGGGCAGGCGGACGCGCTGCGGCTGCCCTCGCGCGACGCGAAGTTCAGCGCCTTCCTGGGTGTGCTGCGCGGCATTTGGAAGACGGAGCCCGCGGCGAAGGTGCTCGTCTTCACGGAGAGCCGCGACACGCTGGACGCGCTCCAGGCGGAGCTGGGGCGCGAGGGCGTGGAGGCGCTGGGCTACCACGGTGATTTGCCGCTGCTGGAGCGCGACCGGCAGGTGGCGCGCTTCCGCGACCCGGAAGGGCCCAAGGTGCTGGTGTGCACCGAGGTCGGCGGCGAGGGCCGCAACTTCCAGTTCGCGCACCACCTGGTCCACTATGACTTGCCCTGGAGCCCGGCCACGGTGGAGCAGCGCATTGGCCGCCTGGACCGCATTGGCCAGACGCACCCGGTGGACATCCACGTCTTCGACCCGGCGGGCACGCTGGCCTCCGACGTGTTGATGCTGCTGGCGGACGCGGTGGGCGTCTTCGGCGAGACGGTGGGCGGCCTGGACGCGGTGCTGGAAGAGGTGGAGGCGCGGCTGGCGGAGCTGGCGCTGCTGCCCCGCGAGGCGCGCATGGCGTACGCGCAGGAGTTGAAGGCCCGCGTGGAGGCGGCGCGCGCGCAGGTGAAGCGCGCGTATGACCCGCTGCTGGACGTGCGCAGCTTCGACAAGCCCGCGGTGGAGCGCCTGGTGAAGCGCGCCCAGGAGCGCATGGGCATCGAGGCGGACGAAGACGAGGACGAGGACGGGGAGGACGCGCCGTCCAACGTGGAGGACGGGTTGTGGGGCATCGCCCGCGACCTGGACGAGCGCCTGGAAGAGACTGTCACGGAGCTGGCGCGCCGGGTGGGCATCGGCGTGGACATCGACGAGCAGGTCGAGGCCTTCCAGGTGGCCTTCCAGTTCGGCCACGCGCTGAAGGTGGACGGACTGCCGGGCATCGACGTGATGGAGGACCACACCCGGCTGGGCACCTTCTGGCGCGACACCGCGGTGGAGGCGGAGGAGCTGGAGTACTTCGCCACCGGCCACTCGCTGGTGGAGGCCCTCTTCGGCTTCCTGCGCGACGGGCCCTATGGCCGCAGCGCGTTCCGCTTCATCGAGCGGCGCGGGCCCCAGAAGGGACGTGGCGTGGAGCTGCTCTTCCACGTCCAACTGCCGGAGCCGGAGGACACCTCCCCCGGCGCCCGGGTGCCCAGCCGTCAGCTCGCCCGCTTCCTGGAGCGAACGCTCGTCCATGTGGTGGTGGCGGACGCGGGCGGGAAGCCCAAGTCCGAGCCCACGTTGCTGCCCGCGCTGGAGAAGGAGGGCAAGACGCTCAAGGGCGACGAGGTGTCGCTGGCCTTCCCGGGCTTCGCGGACTTCGTGGACGCGGCGGTGCCCGTGGGCCACAAGGCCGCCGAAGCGGACCTGGCCAGGCTGGCCACCCAGGCGCGCAAGGCCATTGAAGCCGAGCGCGACGCCGCCGTGGCCCGCCAGCGCCTGTCCCTGGGGCACCAGGGCCTCTCCACCGAGGCCGTGGAGGCGCAGCTCGCCGCGGAGCACGCCCATTACGAGGCGCTGCTGGAGGCCCTGGCGGGCGCCAAGGTGGTGCTCGATTCGGCCTGCGGATTCGTCCTCAATCGGTGA
- a CDS encoding sensor histidine kinase, translated as MMRRWTFAQRVSAGLSACLFAGLMLLATLLSAVYAQATTPEGHGALPQALLAGLLGLGCVAALGFVLHRALAPLHARHESSEQHLQLLMDGVTDYALCFLDCHGRVTAWNAGAERLTGWAEAEMAGRDTDRIYPADQVTACVPRAHRERAAREGRLLAEGWRVRRDGNRFWAETLLTALYDAHGRLRGFVKVTRDISERRRIERAQALFAEAGRVLQPLSGAREVGEALTRLCVPEVADACILFLPAEDGTVRPHAVACADTATPHRMWEPLLRCPEDGEVGPARVVRTGRSELLPELDAARPPLALMGTAHGELLCAMGVTSALTVPLAVGSRVLGALCLMSTGTHRRFGEVDRAFMEELAARAALALDNARLLSQAQDALELIGIAAHDLGNPLSSLQLRLRRLSMQSAATPDTRLREGLAGAEGETRRLGRLVHNLLDLSRLSAGRMVLDTERLDLAQLVREVAERHADQATAAGCALSVRVDADATGDWDRQRLDRVITNLLSNALKFGRGHPVELRVQASATCARFSVKDGGIGIGVEAQQRLFHRFQRVHPGTQHPGTGLGLYIVRQLVEAHGGTVHVQSRTGEGAEFTIELPRELNKDSCLAPEAEV; from the coding sequence ATGATGCGCCGTTGGACGTTCGCTCAGCGGGTGAGCGCGGGTCTGTCCGCCTGCCTGTTCGCCGGGCTGATGCTGCTCGCGACCCTGCTGTCCGCGGTGTACGCGCAGGCCACCACGCCCGAGGGCCACGGGGCGCTCCCCCAGGCACTGCTCGCGGGGCTGCTGGGCCTGGGCTGCGTGGCGGCGCTGGGCTTCGTCCTCCACCGCGCGCTGGCGCCGCTGCACGCGCGGCACGAGTCCAGCGAGCAGCACCTGCAGCTCCTCATGGACGGCGTGACGGACTACGCGCTGTGCTTCCTGGACTGCCATGGCCGGGTGACGGCCTGGAACGCGGGCGCCGAGCGCCTCACCGGCTGGGCCGAGGCGGAGATGGCCGGCCGCGACACGGACCGCATCTACCCCGCGGACCAGGTGACGGCGTGCGTGCCCCGCGCCCACCGCGAGCGGGCCGCGCGCGAGGGGCGGCTGCTCGCCGAGGGCTGGCGGGTGCGCCGCGATGGCAACCGCTTCTGGGCGGAGACGCTGCTCACCGCGCTCTATGACGCCCACGGCCGGCTGCGCGGCTTCGTGAAGGTGACGCGCGACATCTCCGAGCGGCGCCGCATCGAACGGGCCCAGGCGCTCTTCGCGGAAGCGGGCCGCGTGCTCCAGCCGCTGTCCGGCGCCCGCGAGGTGGGCGAGGCCCTCACCCGGCTGTGCGTGCCCGAGGTGGCGGACGCCTGCATCCTCTTCCTCCCCGCCGAGGACGGCACGGTGCGGCCCCACGCGGTGGCCTGCGCGGACACCGCCACCCCGCACCGCATGTGGGAACCGCTCCTGCGCTGCCCGGAGGACGGCGAGGTGGGCCCCGCCCGCGTGGTCCGCACCGGCCGCAGCGAGCTGCTCCCGGAGCTGGACGCCGCCCGCCCGCCGCTCGCGCTGATGGGCACCGCGCACGGCGAGCTCCTGTGCGCCATGGGCGTGACGTCCGCCCTCACGGTGCCGCTGGCCGTGGGCTCCCGCGTGCTGGGCGCGCTGTGCCTGATGTCCACGGGGACGCACCGCCGCTTCGGCGAGGTGGACCGCGCCTTCATGGAGGAGCTGGCGGCGCGCGCCGCGCTCGCGCTCGACAACGCCCGGCTGCTGTCCCAGGCCCAGGACGCGCTCGAGCTCATCGGCATCGCCGCGCATGATTTGGGCAACCCGCTCAGCTCCCTGCAACTGCGGCTGCGGCGCCTGAGCATGCAGAGCGCCGCCACGCCCGACACGCGGCTGCGCGAGGGACTGGCCGGGGCCGAGGGCGAGACGCGACGGCTGGGTCGGCTGGTCCACAACCTCCTGGACCTGTCCCGCCTGTCCGCCGGCCGCATGGTGCTGGACACGGAGCGGCTGGACCTGGCGCAGTTGGTGCGCGAGGTGGCCGAACGTCACGCCGACCAGGCCACCGCCGCCGGCTGCGCCCTCTCCGTGCGCGTGGACGCGGACGCCACCGGTGACTGGGACCGCCAGCGCCTGGACCGCGTCATCACCAACCTGCTGAGCAACGCCCTCAAGTTCGGCCGGGGTCACCCCGTGGAGCTGCGCGTCCAGGCCAGCGCCACCTGCGCGCGCTTCAGCGTGAAGGACGGCGGCATCGGCATTGGCGTGGAGGCGCAGCAGCGCCTGTTCCACCGCTTCCAGCGCGTGCACCCCGGCACCCAGCACCCGGGCACCGGCCTGGGCCTCTACATCGTCCGTCAACTCGTCGAGGCCCACGGGGGCACCGTCCACGTCCAGAGCCGGACCGGGGAAGGCGCGGAGTTCACCATCGAACTCCCGCGCGAGCTAAACAAGGATTCCTGCTTAGCGCCTGAAGCAGAGGTGTGA
- a CDS encoding FIST signal transduction protein, translating into MAQVKMQTARTTLKEPDAAAEDLLSQLGGDTPRLVTMFASRERDQLALNRAVRARLPAGVRLIGATTAGELDNTGIHEGSVVMSALFGDFEIGLGLGIGLSVDAISAGAAAIKRACEDLGVRQQDLDPRRYVGLVIDDGFRYKKEELLLGILEKCQTLVLVGGGASDANRDPAKQSALVHVDGEVATDAVLVALFKTNAPWAALRSHWYVPTGEKLTITKVDESHTRALEIDGHPAAKRYAEILGVGVDELEFGTPRGFAVRPTALRVGREYFIRAAWSPQEDGSILFANLLEEGTELELMKLGDMAGMTRSFFTDEVPRRVQNPQAALLFHCGGRMWYASATNTTQQLAETLRAAPTAAGMNVHFEIYSGFHINTTLTALVFGAN; encoded by the coding sequence ATGGCCCAAGTGAAGATGCAGACGGCTCGCACCACGTTGAAAGAGCCGGATGCCGCCGCGGAGGATCTCCTGAGTCAACTGGGCGGGGACACCCCCCGCCTGGTGACGATGTTCGCCTCGCGGGAGCGGGACCAGTTGGCCCTCAACCGCGCGGTCCGGGCCCGGCTCCCCGCGGGTGTGCGTCTGATTGGCGCCACCACCGCGGGTGAGCTGGACAACACCGGCATCCACGAGGGCAGCGTGGTGATGAGCGCCCTCTTCGGTGACTTCGAGATTGGCCTGGGCCTGGGCATCGGCCTGTCCGTGGACGCCATCAGCGCGGGCGCGGCCGCCATCAAGCGCGCATGTGAAGACCTGGGCGTGCGGCAGCAGGACCTGGATCCGCGCCGCTACGTCGGTCTCGTGATTGACGACGGCTTCCGTTACAAGAAGGAAGAGCTGCTGCTCGGCATCCTGGAGAAGTGCCAGACGCTGGTGCTGGTGGGCGGCGGCGCCAGTGACGCCAACCGCGACCCGGCCAAGCAGTCCGCCCTGGTCCACGTGGACGGCGAGGTGGCCACCGACGCGGTGCTGGTGGCGCTCTTCAAGACGAACGCGCCCTGGGCCGCGCTGCGCTCACACTGGTACGTGCCCACCGGCGAGAAGCTCACCATCACCAAGGTGGATGAGAGCCACACCCGCGCGCTCGAAATCGACGGGCACCCGGCCGCCAAACGCTACGCCGAAATCCTGGGCGTGGGCGTGGACGAGCTGGAGTTCGGCACGCCCCGCGGCTTCGCCGTGCGCCCCACCGCCCTGCGCGTGGGCCGCGAGTACTTCATCCGCGCCGCCTGGAGCCCCCAGGAGGACGGCTCCATCCTCTTCGCCAACCTCCTGGAGGAGGGCACCGAGCTGGAGCTGATGAAGCTGGGGGACATGGCCGGCATGACGCGCAGCTTCTTCACCGACGAGGTACCCCGCAGGGTCCAGAACCCCCAGGCCGCCCTCCTTTTCCACTGCGGTGGACGCATGTGGTACGCCAGCGCCACCAATACCACGCAGCAGTTGGCGGAAACGCTGAGGGCCGCACCCACCGCCGCTGGTATGAACGTGCACTTCGAAATCTATTCGGGGTTCCACATCAACACCACGCTGACCGCGCTGGTCTTCGGGGCGAACTGA